A window of Rosa rugosa chromosome 7, drRosRugo1.1, whole genome shotgun sequence genomic DNA:
TGACTATATCAAAATGATTAAAATATAAGTTGAGATCTAACATATTCCCTATTGACAGGTGTTGCCTTTGTGGCCTTCATGATGGTCGTGATCCGACCTGCCATGAAATGGGTCGCCAGCCGGTGCACACCGGAGCAAGATGTCGTGGACGAAGCCTATATTTGCTTAACCTTAACCGGAGTAATGGTGGCCGGGTTCATGACTGACATAATTGGAATTCATTCCATATTTGGAGCTTTCGTCTTCGGACTCGCAATTCCGAAAGGACAGTTTGCAGATAGATTAATATCGAGGATTGAAGACTTAGTGTCCGGCTTGTTGCTTCCGCTTTACTTTGCATCAAGTGGGTTGAAAACAGATGTGGCTAAAATACGTGGCGGCAGGGCGTGGGGGTTGTTGGCTCTGGTTATAACCACGGCTTGCGCTGGGAAGATTCTCGGGACGTTTGTGGTGGCAATGATGTTTATGATTCCGGCAAGAGAGTCATTGACACTTGGTGTGCTCATGAACACTAAAGGCTTGGTGGAGCTCATTGTTCTAAACATTGGCAAGGAGGAGAAGGTCAGTTCAGTTCTTGCAATTAATTTATCACTgtgtttataattttatatgttGACCCCTTAAATTAGCGTGATTGACTTCTTAATCATAAAATGTCATTTTGAGATTTTGATTAATGAGAATGATAGAGAATGTACAGATAGGTACTGCCAGAAAAACATGTCATTTACCAAAGTCAGAGCCAAAGAAACTTGTCATTTCCCAGAAACCAATAGTTTGAatccttctaaaaaaaaaaaaaaagtttgcatCCTAAACGGCTGAAAGTGTAAACTGTGTAATGTCGGATAGTTGAATGGATGTGTATTCTCATATCACAGCAAAATGTCTTAGCCTATAAATCCAAGTATTTAGCTTTAAGTTAGATACTAATAATTAAACTTTACGTTCGTTTTCAATCTATTACCCCAACATCACGTCGTAGATAAAGTATTTTGCCATATTATGAATAACATTCATGCACACATACAATATCTGTCGCTAAATTTGATATGATACATGATTGGataaatagtatatatatatatatatatatatatatatatatatatatatatatatgtatatatatatatatatatatacagacctatccagagcgaggcctcgctctgaaattaaagtgcgacgttggagtttagggtcacttttcggtcgcatctccacatctcgaccgttcattttttaggtactagtgtatagatcatctctgcaaaatttcagccaaattgatgatctttaaggtatctaacccgcttaaaccaatggacgaactgaatctgtcaaacctgaaccgtactagctttaaggtagttatcaatgccttaacgaccatcaatttggctgaaattttgcagagatgatctatacactagtacctaaaaaatgaacggtcgagatgtggagatgcgaccgaaaagtgaccctaaactccaacctcgtactttaatttcagagcgaggcctcgctctggataggatctatatatatatatatatatatatatatagagagagagagagagagagagagagagagagagagagagagagagagagagaggctacTCTAATACTTTGTAGATATCTAAAATATTTACCTAAATCAATTAATAATAGTTTAGAGTCGTGAGAGATCATATAATTATTTTTGCAAGGATAGGTTTTTTCATGGTGAGATTCTATTCTTCATCACTTATAAGAATAGATGGAACCAAAACAATGTCATTTTAATTTAACAGTTGACCATCTATTAGTTGGATGCGATCATACTATTAAGTACTAACAATACATCAGATCTCATCAAAGCTGTGAAGTTAAGGTAATTCAAAAGACAAGTAGTATAAATATCGGAACTTTCTAAGTTTGAATGGTTTGGCATAAAATTTAAAAGATGAAGTTTTAGAGATTTAACACCCACAACATCATATGAGATCCATATTCTAGTTAGAAATGATGCACCAACAAACTTATCCGTATACGAAAGAAATGATCATAAGAGATCCTTAATCAAATGCAACGAGCTGGCATTAGTGAGTCAAATCCTGTTCAGGATGCGAAGCGTTTGTTAATGAGGACCATGTAAGTGTAGCAATAGacgaccaaaaagaaaaaatggtaGAGGGAATCAATTGCAAATTAATCCTTTTGAAAACAACAGCTCGATCAACTTTTATGTATCCTTCTCTCTTTATAATCTGTCCCTTACGTTGTTGCCTCTGTTATCTTCTAACTCCAATAATACTAGCTTTATGTCAGTTTTTGCTTTATTCATAAACATTGCTCCCTCTTTTCTTAAGGCTTAGGTGGGTTAAAACAATTTCTCCGTCTGCAATATTAAGACATTTCTGGTTAGATGTCTAGGAAAAGAAATGCAATCAGAAAAAGCATGGCTGTAAAGCGATAAAGCCCATTTTTATAAGGACATGCACAAAGGTTATAAAGCAAGAAGTTTGGGCCAAGTCTTCTATCGCTTTATTGTTGATCAATCCAAAAAATTAAAGTTGGATTGAATGGCAAGTGTATTATTGCTGCGAGACTAAACATTCAATATAAATTTCTGTTTGTTCTAGTATTTTTTTGGGTCGAATTTGTTCTAATAATTAAGAGTACGTATTTGCCTTTTATTCAATGTATATGTAGATTTTTAATCTACCTGCACTTTAATTTCAACCTACCTTGTAACCCAAGAAAAGCTTACAAATTTAATAATCTCGATCTATACTCTTAAACACTTAATTATCCTGAATTTGGTTTTTCACTGAATATTATCTTACGAATTGCTTATATAATTACAGGTGCTAAATGACGAGTCATTTGCAATTCTAGTCCTCATGGCACTCTTCACCACCTTCATTACATGTCCGGTAGTGATGGCCATTTACAAACCGGCACGTGGAATCTCTATTCGCACTCACCGTAAACTTTGTGATCTATCCACAGCTGATCAAGCCGCCAAAGACGAGCTCCGAATTCTTGCGTGTGTTCATGGTCCAAACAATGCACCCTCGCTCATAAGCTTAATAGATTCAATTCGAAGCACCAAAAAATCCCAACTCAAACTCTTCCTAATGCACCTTGTTGAACTCACCGAGCGCTCTTCTTCAATCGTTATGGTCCAACGGGCTCGAAAAAATGGGTTTCCTTTCTTTAACCGAACGCCTCGAGGTGAGTGGTATGATAGAGTTGCTGGGGCATTCCAAGCCTATAGTCAATTGGGACGAGTTACGGTCCGGCCCACAACCGCAATTTCGGCTTTGGCAACAATGTATGAGGATATTTGCCATGTGGCGGAAGAGAAGAGGGCGGCCATGATCGTCTTGCCATTCCACAAGCAATGGAGATGTGATGGTGATGATCATGAGAAAAAAGAGATCAATGTGGGCAATGATTGGAGAGGGGTCAACCAAAGAGTGCTCCAAAATGCGCCGTGCTCGGTTGCAGTGCTTGTGGACCGTGGATTTGATAATTTCAAAGCCCAAAGTCTCGAGCCGGATAAGGTTGTGGCCCTACGGATTTGTATTGTGTTTTTGGGTGGGCCTGATGATCGAGAGGCCTTGGAATTGGGTGGTCGGATGGCTGACCACCCGGCTGTTAAAGTGAAGGTTGTGAGGTTCGCCGAGAAAGAAGGTCTGGAGAGTAATGGGCTTATGTTAAAGCCTTCACCCACCAAGTCCACCGAGAACATGGACCGAGAGAAAGAAAAGGTAATGCAAGTGTGCTATTATAGTATAATTTGATCACATCGTATGCATGTATCACTTTAGTCGGCAATTCTAGGATTACAAAATAGTGGAAAGCTTGTCGTAACCAAATGATGTCGTTTTACATGGATCAGGAACTAGATGAGGCTGCAGTGGCTGAGTTCAGGAGCAAGTTGGTGGAGGATGGGACGGCAGAGTACACTGAGCTAGTGGTGGCTAGGAATATTGTGGAGGGGGTGTTGGCAATTGGACGCAGTGGAGATCAGGACCTAATAATAGTAGGAAAAGGACGGTTCCCATCAAGTATGGTAGCGGAATTGGCAGACCGACAAGCGGAGCACGCTGAGCTGGGGCCTGTCGGAGACATTTTGGCCTTTTCCGGCCACGGTGTGGTCTCATCAATCCTTGTGATTCAACAGCACAATGTAGCTCATGCGGTGGAAGCTCCAGTGTCCAAGATGGTTCGTGGTGAGTATGAAAAGTTCGCCCCTGATGAATCCTCCAGTGTACTGGCCTGAAATTCTGAGAATATTTCCAGGGAATTTGTGTGATCAATATTAATAAAGCCGTGCATGTATAAAAATGTGTCcatctatatatattttcaagTTTCCTCCAAAAATGTGTGATTGTTTTTCTTCATGTCGGTACCACTTAAAAGAAACCccacccccaaaaaaaaaaaaaaaaactttgaagACGTGGTAAAGAATATGAttatacttaaaaaaaaaaaaaacagtttaaaTAGAACGTAcgaaatgaaaaggaaaattcaATCTTAAGTATGAACGATATTtcacttgatcaaaaaaaaaaaaaaaaaaaaaaaagtatgatgCAAGGATTCGCTTTTCCCTCTATGTTCCAAAGctaaaggatttttttttccaatcatATATGCATTTGTCTAACTTCTTTCCTAAACTTCCTTTTAATCTCATGAAATGATAGAAGAGGAGGACTCCTCGTCTATATctcccattaaaaaaaaaaaaatttcctaaaCCTCCAATGCATGAACCAGACGAAacttaaaaactaaaaagttcACATGATTAAGGAAAGACTATTGACATTTTGACACATGTTAAAAAAAGATTAGCTCACCGGATATGCATTTGTCTAACTTTTTTCTTAAATCTCAAATTTGTGAAACAAACGAGgcttaaaattaaaatttttttacATGATTAAGGAAAGACTACTGATATTTTGACACATGCTAAAAAAGATTGGCTCTATATAATTTCTCAAAATAGCTTTTATAAAAATAGAGATTCAATCATCCGCAATGAGAATGTTTGTCAAAATTATTGGCCCATGGCTAATGTTAACCCACAATCCATGCCATTGCATAGAGCACTAGCTCAAAAGTTCAATGACGACGGTGTCTCCTCGACAAGGGGAAGAGGTGGAGAGATAAAGAGGTTCTTTAGGATACTATTGCTAACATAAGCACCTGAAGAAGATCGCACTCAATGCGGTCATATGCTTTATTCAAGGCAATCTTGGATTTGCCGATCATGCTACAAATTAATGCCTCTTGCATATCAGAGAGATGAGCTATGGAAGCATAACTACCTTTCAGTGGACTCGCAAGCATTAGATCTCATAAGAAACTTTGCATAAAGCCATGAGCCTGAATTGGCCTACACACTGAGGATGTTCTGATTATGATTAAAGTTAATTTCACCgaccaaaataaagaaaagcattgcaattctgtgattcttgaataTTGATAATTTTAAGAAGTCACTCCAATTGATGTAGAGATTACTATCAGCATCTAAAGTAGGTTACACTATATGCAAATGGACATCCCATTATAAACTCCAGAATTCGTATTCGTCGTCTAGCAAAAGAATATTATGATTTAGAAGATAATATTCAGTGTAAGTATATTTGCACTAACATGAATAAATTGTTGGATAATATTAAATACATTTTTTAACTACTAAAAAAAAGTTGCCTATAAATATTAACAGTTCAGATATACTGGAATTGCCAGTTCACTTGTATTGCcagtgcatagaagaattttccaTGATTTAGCCTCTATTCATTTTCAACTCATCAGTGATGCTCAAATCAATACTAAAAAAATACTCAACCCTAAACCAATACAATGATTAAGTATGGAACTAGTATTTTAAACTGAGCAATCATGGGCTGAGCTAGGATTGTATATTTAGGAGGGCCGAGTcaatgaaaaaatatatattttgaaattgaataACCATACATAAGaatacaaaatcaaaagatAACGATTGTAATTGGACATCATAGTTACtaaactgaagaaaaaaaaattacaaaagttgAAATTCGTTATACAGAAAGAGAAATAAGTTCCTCCTAATTGAAAAGAATGaccctctatctctctctatctcccaAAAACCTTTATCAATGCCATCTTCAATTCTTCATATGAATGTGGCGATCAAGGAGGCAACGCTAGTCGTCATTCCTCGGAAGGGCTTCCGCCTACTTGTTAGCAGTAGCTCCTTTTTGGCATATGTTCTTTTGCTACTTCGTCAAAAGAGATGCAACTCCCGACCAATTATACAGACGTGGTGTATCAGGTCGCCGATGCGGTTAGGGGCCGAGCTATAGTTCATCCATTGTGGGAAGATTGAGGAGGAGAACCAAGACTCATTTGGTTTTACTCTTCCATAATTGCCTTTCGCATCCATGAATTTTCATTGGGATGTATGGGTCACCCATGACTTTAGGTTTGTGTTGGCTGGGATGAGTTTTCTTCCTCCTTGGTTGGTGATTTGCTCAGTTACCGGTCCCAAGGGATTGTGACGGCCGTGGTGCACGTGGTTGCCAGCAACAGATAGGAAGATGTCGCAAGTCTTGGTGATGGCGGCAGCGATTGGTTTGCTAGGGTGCTAGGGTTTTCCAGTGGGCTAGGGCTTTCTGGATTTGATGCATTGAATTGGGCAAGGGTTTGAGTCTCTTTAGGCCTGAGCCTTTGCCTAATTTCGGGTTTGTTTTTTTGTAGCCTACAAAATTGAATTCAATTATTTAGTTACTTAGATTGTTTTCCTTGCTTGTAGACTCGTTTTATAAACGAGCTTAGTAGACTTAATGAGTGGTGTTAATCAAGTACTATAAAAGTACGTGTACAAAATAGAATGAGAAAAAGGAAAttatttttttggattaaatacttgttactcctcaaacttttccctgaaaaacagtttagtccctcgccttttaaattaaactagatagtccttatactctctaattctcatataataagtccaaaatgatccgaaaggactattatgcccctcattttctattattattatttttttctctatttttttaatttttctcccctttttttatactctctctctctctccctccctctctccctctctcctggccgcacggtctctctctctccctcgacctctcttcttcttctcttcctctgccatcaccggagaccaccacttcTGGCCACCATCCATTCTCCAATCCTAAGCTTCATATCATACTCCTTCCTCCTAATCCTATCCGAAAGGAACCGAAAGGCCTCCTCTACAAGCTTGAAGGCCTCGTCGGAGCCCAAATGGGGGTTCTTATCAGGGTGGAGAAGAAAAGCGAGATGTGGGCAATTTCTGCTCAATTAGCTTATTGTATTTGGTCTTAATGGTGTTGATGTGGGCAAAGGGCTCAACCTGGAGGATCTTGTACCAGTTGGGAGGATTTGGGGCGGCGTTCTTGTGGGCGGTGCGGAGGATCTCGAAGGCGGTGACCATGGAGGTGACGCCGTCCAGGTTCGGGCTCAGGCGAGCGCGGGAGCATCGGAGCCTTGGACCGATCAAACTCGGAGCCTTGGACGCTTTTTTTTTGGCCGGGTCCCTTTTCTTTGGGCCgggttttttttctctttttcattcCTCTTCTTCacgtcttcttcctccttctgctcttcttcacttctggtttgcAGAACTGCAAAAGAGTAGCTGACGCAGGTGCTGGGATCCGGATCCGGAGGTGCTGCGATATGGATGTGCTGCGATTCGGAGGTGCTGGGATCCGGCGGTGGAGGCCAAGCGCTGGGTTGTGCGCGGGTGAGGCCGGTTTGGCTGGGCAGCGATGGGCTAGGCTGTGCGGAGGAGCAGCGAGGTGGTCTGCCGCTGCTGCAAGGCGTTGGGGTGCAGGGTACTTGCTGGGCTGTGCGGGctccgggggggggggggggaagagagagaaccagaaaaaaaaaatagaaaaaagagaaaaaaagagagaaaattaaaaagagggagagaaaataaaaaaaataaaaaaaagaagagaaaaataataaaaatagaaaatgaggggcataatagtcatttcggatcattttggacttgttatatgagaattagagagtataaggactatctagtttaatttaaaaggcgatggactaaactgtttttcagggaaaagtttgaggagtaacaagtatttaatcctatttttTTATAGAATTGATGATGAATACAATACATGGCAAGAGGTCATTAAGGTACCAGGAGAAAGAAATTGCATATGTTACACTATTAATAACACGTGTCATCAGTTTATTCAAAAAAGAGGGCCAAACCTTTCTAATTATAAAGCTTCCACTTAGACCTATAAATTgaccggattttgatctggATCTGtggctattggacgggtttggattgaaaattttgatccgttgatccgttaatgatccgaatctgTTAACcagtttatttaacggatcaaatatgGATTTATGttgatccgatccgttaatgatcaaGTCCGTttttataataataaaatattattttttattaatgcattattattatttgaaaaatataaaatattaagaaCTTCTAGTACAAATTTTTTGCAAAAACCTAAGGGATAGtctttttttgaaatgaaggacGACAAACTTTATTGATAAAACCTAATTGTTACAAAGGATTTCATCAAATGCTGGAGGGATATCCCCACTCCAAGAAACTTGCAACCCTGAAATCATAGCACTATGAGCTAGCTTATGAGCAATCGTATTAGATTCCCTATAAACATGACAAAAGAAAGAACCCGCCAAAGAGGTCAAAGCCAGAGAGATATCATCAATAACTCTCCCAAACACAGAAGTATCCTCACCCTCTGCTTGAATAGCCTGAACCAACTGTAAGCAATCAGTCTCAATAGTAACAGGTGACAAATGAAACTCTAAGGCTATCTGGCAAGCCAAGCGACCAGCCAAAGCCTCCACCATATAGGGAGAAGTTACATTATCACATCGGCAACAAGCACCAGCAACAAAAACACCCAAGGAATCACGGACTACAACACCTAGTCCTCCCCTGTGCAGATTGTCGTCAAAAGCACCATCAACATTGACTTTTAGCCAACCAGCTGAAGGAGGTGACCAAGGTTTGATCTGCCTACCCAACTTGAATCTGCGCTTCACACTAACTGCCTTGAAGCTATGAAATAAAGACAACACTTGGAATTGAACTTGAGCTAGAAAATGAGACTTCCCAGACCAAACTCTCTGATTTCTTTCCTTCCAAACTCCCCAAATAAGCATAAGCAATAATTCAAAGTCCTCATGCGACAAGCAAGACAGACAGAAGCTCAACCAATCAATAATAGAACTCACCGGTGCCACCATAACTGGCTGTAGAGATGGAAATAGACCGAACAGGTCTTTCACAAATGCACACTCCCTGCTGATATGTGCAACAGACTCCTCTGCGTCATTACAGAAATAACAGCCATCCTGGAGGTAAACTCTACGATCTCGAAGCTGGGAAACAGTTGGTAAAATTGAAGCACAAGCTTTCCAAATGTGAACTTTAATTTTACCTGGAATCTTGGCTGCCCAAATTGATTTCCAGATAGGAGTGGACTCCACAGAACTAGAGCTAGGCGCGACATTAGGGTGCAACAAACTGACTGCCAGTTTATAGGCACTTTTGGTTGTAAACCTTCCTTTCATGTCATAATGCCAAACCAATCTATCTGCTACATGATTAGAGCTAAGAGGAATAGAAAGAATGAGAGAAGCATCACCCTCATCAAAATTAGCCGCAATCAAATCGCTATCCCACTGTCCATGATGCAATAGCTCACTAACCAAAATCAAGGCAGAGTTACCATACCGTATAGGACGAAATAGAGCTGGTCTAGGGAGCCATGCATCCTCCCAAATCCTGATCATAGCACCATCACCAACCTGCCACCTCACACCACGCCTGAGAGTTGACTGGGCAGTATAAATTCCCCTCCAGCAAGCTGAAGGAGAACGAGCTAACGGAGCAGATAAAAAGTCACTATGAGGAAAATAACGAGCTTTAAACAACCTTCCAACCAGAGAATTAGGGTTACGCAAAATTCTCCAGCCCTGCTTGGCTAGTAGAGCTAAATTATGCGCATACAAGTCTCGAAACCCCATCCCTCCTTCATCCTTGGGCCTACACAAGCGTTCCCAAGACATCCAGTGAATTTTCCGGTTATCTGCTTTACTCCCCCACCAAAACCGGGCACACATCTGATGAAGAGAATCACAAAAGTCCTTTGGTAACAAAAAACAACTCATAGCATAAGAGGGAAGAGCCTGAGCCACAACCCTTATCAGCAAATCCTTACCAGAACCGCTGAGTAATTGACCTTGCCAACCTGCCAACTTCTTACTTaaactttctttgatataaGAGAAAGGTTCAGTTCTGTTGCGCCCCAAATAGGTAGGGAGGCCCAAATATTTCTCATGTTTAGCTTCAATAGGAACTCCCAAAAAGCCAGCCATAGCCTGTTTGTCTGCCTCTGGAACTTTCTTTCTGAAAACAATGCTGCTTTTAGAAAAATTAATATGTTGTCCGGATGCCAACTCATAATCCTCCAACACCTTCTTAATATGAAAACACTCAGTTATACTAGCTATGCCAAATAACAagctatcatctgcaaataaTAGATGATGAATAACAGGCGCATCTTCGCAGACACTAATACCTTGCAACTCCCCATTCAAAACTTGACGCTCTAGTAAAGCAGAAAATACTTCAGCACAAAGTAAGAAAAGGTAAGGTGATAGCGGATCCCCTTGACGAAGTCCCCTAGTAGGAGTGAGATACCCTCTAGGTTGCCCATTCAGCAAGAACACATATCTAACTGTGGTAACACTTTGCATAATCAAAGCAACCCAAGATTCATCAAAACCCAAACGGAGTAAAACAGATTCAAGAAAACTCCACTCCATACGATCATATGCTTTGCTCATATCCAATTTCAGAGAGAAAACACCATCTGTACTAGAATGACAATTATGAATGTAGTGGGATACCTCATTTGCCACCAAAGTATTATCTGTAATCAGCCTCCCAGGAATGAAAGCACTCTGAAAGGGACACCTAAGGGATAGTCTTAAGAAGGCTGTGGAAGCACAATTAATCTCATACACATCTTCTGACGTCTCTCTCTCTTAATTTATTGGGTGTACGAactattttgataatgtaattctactttcGGTCATACTCTTCatgttattttaatattttatgaggtatcatgatataaatttaatattactatttaaaatttaaaattataaaagaATCGggttagcggatcgggtatccgttaatccgacggatacggatttggatcgagctatcaacgatccgcagggttaacggagcgggttcgggttgaatttttttattagtaaaaagatttggatttaggttgaTCCGCTCCAAATccgatccatttacaggtctacttCCACTTCAATCGTATAAAAACCTATTAATAACACAGGTATGATAAACAAGTTTCAAAAGATTACTGAGGTCCCAGGTCACCCTTAGCTCCGCCCCTGGCCGAAGATGGTTGATCGATCATTTGcagtaaacaaacaaaaatggtGGGGAAAGCTTATCTTCCTTCCCGTTGGAGACTTCTTAATTCATGCGCAGATGCGCTAATAATGTGGTGGGTGATTGACTTGCACTGCTTTCTACCTTCTTATCCTTCCATCTATAAATCAGTTAGTAACTACACTGGTCTTCACCATTTGAAGTACAAAGACATACACATAGTTATCAGAGTTGAGCATTAAATTACTATCAAGTATCAACCATGGAACCCATGGTTGTGAACCTAACCAGCATGAGAACTTCATCAGATGGAGCTTGGCAGGGTCATAATCCTCTGAATCATGCCTTCTCATTATTGATAGTTCAAAGTTTGTTTTAAAACGCTGAGGCATACCTTAAGGTGTTTTCAGGAGAGCCTCACAAAAACTTTAGCCTCGAGGCATAAGGCGTAACCTTTACGATAAAAAAATGTATGTACTCTTTAAATCTCATATATAAAACATTAATAGGAAAGAAACACCAACAATTGTCATTCATTCTTTTAAGTAAGATAAATGGATTTTCGTAGCTCTGATGTCATAATAGGAAATGAATACCGAGTGTAAATTGAAGCACACACAAAGCTTTATTCATTCATAGATTTATAGGCACTATATAGTGGAGAGATAAACTTTACATCAGACTTGGAGTCtattaggggtgggttcggttccgaTCGGTTTGGTTTCGAGCCAAAACCGAAAACCAA
This region includes:
- the LOC133722543 gene encoding cation/H(+) antiporter 20, which gives rise to MVNITTIRTASNGLWQGDNPLNFAFPLLIVQTTLIIVVSRFLAFLLKPLHQPKVIAEIVGGILLGPSAFGRNKDYLHKIFPSWSTPILESVASIGLLFYLFLVGLELDLSSTRRSGRRGFSIALAGITLPFLCGIGVALVFRKTIDGADKAGFTQFLVFMGVALSITAFPVLARILAELKLLTTQIGETAMAAAAFNDVGAWILLAVAVALAGDGAGGHNKSPLISIWVLLSGVAFVAFMMVVIRPAMKWVASRCTPEQDVVDEAYICLTLTGVMVAGFMTDIIGIHSIFGAFVFGLAIPKGQFADRLISRIEDLVSGLLLPLYFASSGLKTDVAKIRGGRAWGLLALVITTACAGKILGTFVVAMMFMIPARESLTLGVLMNTKGLVELIVLNIGKEEKVLNDESFAILVLMALFTTFITCPVVMAIYKPARGISIRTHRKLCDLSTADQAAKDELRILACVHGPNNAPSLISLIDSIRSTKKSQLKLFLMHLVELTERSSSIVMVQRARKNGFPFFNRTPRGEWYDRVAGAFQAYSQLGRVTVRPTTAISALATMYEDICHVAEEKRAAMIVLPFHKQWRCDGDDHEKKEINVGNDWRGVNQRVLQNAPCSVAVLVDRGFDNFKAQSLEPDKVVALRICIVFLGGPDDREALELGGRMADHPAVKVKVVRFAEKEGLESNGLMLKPSPTKSTENMDREKEKELDEAAVAEFRSKLVEDGTAEYTELVVARNIVEGVLAIGRSGDQDLIIVGKGRFPSSMVAELADRQAEHAELGPVGDILAFSGHGVVSSILVIQQHNVAHAVEAPVSKMVRGEYEKFAPDESSSVLA